The following coding sequences lie in one Helicoverpa zea isolate HzStark_Cry1AcR chromosome 2, ilHelZeax1.1, whole genome shotgun sequence genomic window:
- the LOC124636216 gene encoding FERM, ARHGEF and pleckstrin domain-containing protein 1-like isoform X1 — MVCAGQGLGFDSGRQHCNMMDSDLPPGSCNSTGHLSTIGYHTLPGRMHHSASTPAGVDGAGGGSRTPPATPKKGGKMLAVRIHMLDESISMFQIQSKALGRVLFDQVCRQLHLLEADYFGLEYQDASGTKIWYWLDSEKPMCRQVGLSMLEPNLRFCVKFYTSDPARLEEEFTRYLFCLQVKKDLATGCIQCNENTAALMASYIVQAECGDFVPEDYPDHTYLSGYKFFPGQDSESERRIMENHKKHLGQSPAEADLNLLETARRCELYGIKMHPAKDHEGVPLNLAVAHLGIIVFQNYTKINTFSWAKIRKISFKRKKFLIKLHPEGYVSGYYRDVVEFFFDGRNECKNFWKKCVENHGFFRCSSVQRQPRAKTRVISRGSSFRYSGKTQKQIVEYVRDNYVKRQTFQRSGSFRARSVCGSRGTVAPAAPLNQSLSAHPLLPLPPGSDAISLEWDKQPHYLEASLMMKGYSAEEARAAAARARRPVAATRPPLAATAYATTRDKLSKLYCNQIAPELVTHAEVNHHPTEDSPLPHRTTTPLVSPESTWSQASLSRAGGPGRAPTPPPRARPDETSPEEEDNTVSSASLCMSPTSVTSVTDNSIAGIPIFASTPLVARPKPMTNGHDVVDNKRNSENNNDTVNGNVNVTIVSESVNSMDVLSGGESDAGDTLSRRNNNSISSGMLGTLREVGDAPKKRHMDITYFVAKELLMTERTYKRDLELVTVKWSNSVSALAAGGDAGEGAGAALARACLALEPLALSTGKLLARLDRLLANCTKPDDAEEPEYKKIASVLYDHLLSTIDASVWYSSCAGSLVGVVESVRRRGAAAGRAAAAFDAGAPLPLAALLLRPLHRALHYHRLANELYNATQSESAAAALELASHGANEAREQLQHGENHAALCQLQRDIAGYDKLLVAEREFIRMGCVYKHSSRGLQQRMLFLFSDVLVVTSKAGSAQFRAHSALPLHALTLKHSELPHSFTLTGGEDTNLLLSATNDLEFTGWYRALQAAIGNARDKYTDVDTELTPYEQETNESSPLGACGGGLAHVCWHRFTSLDTTHLHLAMRTQLSGYLLRKFKKSPGWQKLWVVFAVSTLFFYKSWQDETPLASLPLLGYSVGAPVPDDNIDKDFVFKLQFKNHVYFFRADSQYTFNRWTEVLQTATMRPEN, encoded by the exons tcCAAGGCGTTAGGCAGGGTACTATTTGACCAAGTATGTCGGCAGCTTCACCTACTGGAAGCGGATTACTTCGGCTTGGAGTACCAGGATGCTAGCGGTACGAAGATATGG TACTGGCTAGACTCGGAAAAGCCGATGTGTCGTCAAGTGGGGTTATCAATGTTAGAACCGAACCTACGCTTCTGCGTCAAGTTCTACACGTCAGACCCCGCGAGACTGGAGGAGGAGTTCACTCGGTACCTCTTCTGTCTGCAAGTCAAGAAGGACCTGGCCACCGGCTGTATACAGTGCAATGAGAACACCGCTGCGCTTATGGCCAGCTATATTGTACAAG cGGAATGTGGGGACTTCGTGCCGGAAGACTACCCGGATCACACTTACCTCAGCGGCTACAAGTTCTTCCCCGGACAGGACTCGGAGTCCGAAAGGCGGATTATGGAGAACCATAAAAAGCATCT AGGCCAGAGCCCCGCGGAGGCAGACTTAAATCTATTAGAAACGGCGAGGAGATGTGAACTTTATG GTATTAAAATGCATCCTGCCAAAGATCATGAAGGAGTTCCATTGAACCTCGCAGTAGCGCACTTAGGCATCATAGTGTTTCAGAACTATACGAAGATCAATACATTCAGTTGGGCAAAGATACGGAAGATCTCGTTCAAGAggaaaaagttccttatcaagCTGCATCCGGAGGGTTATGTTAGT GGTTACTACCGCGACGTGGTAGAATTCTTCTTCGACGGTCGCAACGAATGCAAGAACTTTTGGAAGAAATGCGTGGAGAACCACGGCTTCTTCCGATGTTCCAGTGTGCAACGACAACCCAGGGCTAAGACCAGGGTCATATCTAGAGGATCTTCGTTTAG GTATAGCGGTAAAACGCAGAAACAAATCGTCGAGTATGTGCGGGACAATTACGTCAAACGGCAAACATTCCAAAG GTCGGGGTCGTTCCGCGCGCGCTCGGTGTGCGGCTCGCGCGGCACCGtggcgcccgccgcgccgctcaaCCAGTCCCTCTCCGCGCACCCGCTGCTGCCGCTGCCGCCCGGCTCCGACG CGATTTCCCTGGAGTGGGACAAACAACCTCACTACCTGGAGGCTTCTCTGATGATGAAGGGCTACAGTGCGGAGGAggctcgggcggcggcggcgcgggctcgGCGTCCCGTGGCCGCCACTCGCCCGCCGCTCGCAGCTACCGCCTATGCCACCACGAGGGACAAG CTTTCAAAACTGTACTGCAATCAAATC GCTCCCGAGCTAGTGACCCATGCCGAGGTCAATCATCATCCTACGGAGGATTCGCCTCTGCCTCATCGGACGACGACACCATTG GTTTCTCCGGAGAGTACATGGAGCCAGGCGAGTTTGTCCCGTGCGGGTGGGCCCGGCCGCGCGCCCACTCCGCCGCCGCGTGCGCGCCCAG ACGAAACGTCACCCGAGGAGGAAGATAACACGGTATCGTCAGCTAGTTTATGTATGTCGCCGACTTCCGTCACTTCCGTCACAGACAACAGCATAGCTGGTATACCGATATTCGCGTCAACGCCGCTGGTCGCGAGGCCGAAGCCGATGACCAATGGACATGATGTTGTGGATAACAAGAGGAATAGTGAGAACAACAATGATACTGTCAATGGGAATGTTAACG TGACGATAGTGTCGGAGTCCGTCAACAGTATGGACGTGCTTAGCGGAGGGGAGAGCGACGCGGGTGATACGCTGTCTAGGCGgaataataatag TATATCGTCCGGTATGTTAGGCACGCTACGAGAGGTGGGCGACGCGCCTAAGAAACGCCACATGGACATCACGTACTTCGTGGCTAAGGAGCTGCTCATGACTGAGAGGACTTATAAGAGAGACCTGGAACTTGTCACTGTG AAATGGAGCAATAGCGTCTCCGCTCTAGCAGCGGGTGGTGACGCGGGCGagggcgcgggcgcagcgctaGCCAGAGCGTGCTTAGCGCTGGAGCCCCTAGCTTTGAGCACCGGCAAGCTGCTGGCCAGGCTCGACCGACTGCTGGCCAACTGCACTAAGCCTGATG ACGCTGAGGAACCTGAGTACAAGAAAATAGCAAGCGTCCTTTATGATCATTTGTTGAGTACAATCGAT GCGTCAGTCTGGTACAGCTCGTGCGCGGGCTCGCTGGTGGGCGTGGTGGAGAgcgtgcggcggcgcggcgcggcggcggggcgCGCGGCCGCCGCCTTCGACGCCGGCGCGCCGCTGCCGCTCGCGGCACTGTTGCTCCGGCCTCTGCATAGGGCGCTGCATTATCATCGACTTGCTAATG AGTTATACAACGCGACACAAAGTGAATCGGCAGCGGCAGCCCTGGAGCTAGCTTCGCACGGCGCCAACGAGGCTCGCGAGCAGCTGCAGCACGGGGAGAACCACGCCGCGCTCTGTCAGCTGCAGAGAGATATCGCTG GTTACGACAAGCTTCTAGTAGCAGAGCGCGAGTTCATTAGAATGGGATGTGTTTACAAACATTCTTCGAGAGGATTACAACAAAGGATGCTATTTTtg TTCAGCGACGTGTTGGTGGTGACGTCGAAGGCGGGCTCGGCGCAGTTCCGCGCACATTCTGCGTTGCCGCTACACGCACTAACACTTAAACATTCTGAGCTGCCGCACTCCTTCACGCTTACTG gCGGCGAAGACACAAACCTTCTTCTAAGCGCGACAAACGACTTGGAGTTCACGGGCTGGTACCGAGCGCTGCAGGCCGCCATAGGCAACGCCAGAGACAAGTACACTGACGTCGATACCGAACTCACGCCTTATGAACAAGAAACTA ATGAATCATCTCCCCTGGGCGCGTGCGGCGGCGGGCTGGCGCACGTGTGCTGGCACCGCTTCACCTCGCTCGACACCACGCATCTGCATCTCGCCATGCGG ACGCAGCTATCAGGTTACTTACTACGTAAATTCAAGAAGTCTCCGGGCTGGCAGAAGCTATGGGTAGTATTCGCCGTCTCTACATTATTCTTCTACAAGAGTTGGCAGGATGAAACGCCGCTGGCTTCACTACCATTATTAGG CTACAGTGTCGGTGCTCCCGTACCAGACGACAATATAGACAAAGACTTCGTGTTCAAGCTGCAATTCAAGAACCACGTGTACTTCTTCAGAGCAGACAGCCAGTACACTTTCAATAG atGGACGGAAGTATTGCAAACGGCAACGATGCGACCTGAAAATTGA
- the LOC124636216 gene encoding FERM, ARHGEF and pleckstrin domain-containing protein 1-like isoform X2, producing MVCAGQGLGFDSGRQHCNMMDSDLPPGSCNSTGHLSTIGYHTLPGRMHHSASTPAGVDGAGGGSRTPPATPKKGGKMLAVRIHMLDESISMFQIQSKALGRVLFDQVCRQLHLLEADYFGLEYQDASGTKIWYWLDSEKPMCRQVGLSMLEPNLRFCVKFYTSDPARLEEEFTRYLFCLQVKKDLATGCIQCNENTAALMASYIVQAECGDFVPEDYPDHTYLSGYKFFPGQDSESERRIMENHKKHLGQSPAEADLNLLETARRCELYGIKMHPAKDHEGVPLNLAVAHLGIIVFQNYTKINTFSWAKIRKISFKRKKFLIKLHPEGYVSGYYRDVVEFFFDGRNECKNFWKKCVENHGFFRCSSVQRQPRAKTRVISRGSSFRYSGKTQKQIVEYVRDNYVKRQTFQRSGSFRARSVCGSRGTVAPAAPLNQSLSAHPLLPLPPGSDAISLEWDKQPHYLEASLMMKGYSAEEARAAAARARRPVAATRPPLAATAYATTRDKAPELVTHAEVNHHPTEDSPLPHRTTTPLVSPESTWSQASLSRAGGPGRAPTPPPRARPDETSPEEEDNTVSSASLCMSPTSVTSVTDNSIAGIPIFASTPLVARPKPMTNGHDVVDNKRNSENNNDTVNGNVNVTIVSESVNSMDVLSGGESDAGDTLSRRNNNSISSGMLGTLREVGDAPKKRHMDITYFVAKELLMTERTYKRDLELVTVKWSNSVSALAAGGDAGEGAGAALARACLALEPLALSTGKLLARLDRLLANCTKPDDAEEPEYKKIASVLYDHLLSTIDASVWYSSCAGSLVGVVESVRRRGAAAGRAAAAFDAGAPLPLAALLLRPLHRALHYHRLANELYNATQSESAAAALELASHGANEAREQLQHGENHAALCQLQRDIAGYDKLLVAEREFIRMGCVYKHSSRGLQQRMLFLFSDVLVVTSKAGSAQFRAHSALPLHALTLKHSELPHSFTLTGGEDTNLLLSATNDLEFTGWYRALQAAIGNARDKYTDVDTELTPYEQETNESSPLGACGGGLAHVCWHRFTSLDTTHLHLAMRTQLSGYLLRKFKKSPGWQKLWVVFAVSTLFFYKSWQDETPLASLPLLGYSVGAPVPDDNIDKDFVFKLQFKNHVYFFRADSQYTFNRWTEVLQTATMRPEN from the exons tcCAAGGCGTTAGGCAGGGTACTATTTGACCAAGTATGTCGGCAGCTTCACCTACTGGAAGCGGATTACTTCGGCTTGGAGTACCAGGATGCTAGCGGTACGAAGATATGG TACTGGCTAGACTCGGAAAAGCCGATGTGTCGTCAAGTGGGGTTATCAATGTTAGAACCGAACCTACGCTTCTGCGTCAAGTTCTACACGTCAGACCCCGCGAGACTGGAGGAGGAGTTCACTCGGTACCTCTTCTGTCTGCAAGTCAAGAAGGACCTGGCCACCGGCTGTATACAGTGCAATGAGAACACCGCTGCGCTTATGGCCAGCTATATTGTACAAG cGGAATGTGGGGACTTCGTGCCGGAAGACTACCCGGATCACACTTACCTCAGCGGCTACAAGTTCTTCCCCGGACAGGACTCGGAGTCCGAAAGGCGGATTATGGAGAACCATAAAAAGCATCT AGGCCAGAGCCCCGCGGAGGCAGACTTAAATCTATTAGAAACGGCGAGGAGATGTGAACTTTATG GTATTAAAATGCATCCTGCCAAAGATCATGAAGGAGTTCCATTGAACCTCGCAGTAGCGCACTTAGGCATCATAGTGTTTCAGAACTATACGAAGATCAATACATTCAGTTGGGCAAAGATACGGAAGATCTCGTTCAAGAggaaaaagttccttatcaagCTGCATCCGGAGGGTTATGTTAGT GGTTACTACCGCGACGTGGTAGAATTCTTCTTCGACGGTCGCAACGAATGCAAGAACTTTTGGAAGAAATGCGTGGAGAACCACGGCTTCTTCCGATGTTCCAGTGTGCAACGACAACCCAGGGCTAAGACCAGGGTCATATCTAGAGGATCTTCGTTTAG GTATAGCGGTAAAACGCAGAAACAAATCGTCGAGTATGTGCGGGACAATTACGTCAAACGGCAAACATTCCAAAG GTCGGGGTCGTTCCGCGCGCGCTCGGTGTGCGGCTCGCGCGGCACCGtggcgcccgccgcgccgctcaaCCAGTCCCTCTCCGCGCACCCGCTGCTGCCGCTGCCGCCCGGCTCCGACG CGATTTCCCTGGAGTGGGACAAACAACCTCACTACCTGGAGGCTTCTCTGATGATGAAGGGCTACAGTGCGGAGGAggctcgggcggcggcggcgcgggctcgGCGTCCCGTGGCCGCCACTCGCCCGCCGCTCGCAGCTACCGCCTATGCCACCACGAGGGACAAG GCTCCCGAGCTAGTGACCCATGCCGAGGTCAATCATCATCCTACGGAGGATTCGCCTCTGCCTCATCGGACGACGACACCATTG GTTTCTCCGGAGAGTACATGGAGCCAGGCGAGTTTGTCCCGTGCGGGTGGGCCCGGCCGCGCGCCCACTCCGCCGCCGCGTGCGCGCCCAG ACGAAACGTCACCCGAGGAGGAAGATAACACGGTATCGTCAGCTAGTTTATGTATGTCGCCGACTTCCGTCACTTCCGTCACAGACAACAGCATAGCTGGTATACCGATATTCGCGTCAACGCCGCTGGTCGCGAGGCCGAAGCCGATGACCAATGGACATGATGTTGTGGATAACAAGAGGAATAGTGAGAACAACAATGATACTGTCAATGGGAATGTTAACG TGACGATAGTGTCGGAGTCCGTCAACAGTATGGACGTGCTTAGCGGAGGGGAGAGCGACGCGGGTGATACGCTGTCTAGGCGgaataataatag TATATCGTCCGGTATGTTAGGCACGCTACGAGAGGTGGGCGACGCGCCTAAGAAACGCCACATGGACATCACGTACTTCGTGGCTAAGGAGCTGCTCATGACTGAGAGGACTTATAAGAGAGACCTGGAACTTGTCACTGTG AAATGGAGCAATAGCGTCTCCGCTCTAGCAGCGGGTGGTGACGCGGGCGagggcgcgggcgcagcgctaGCCAGAGCGTGCTTAGCGCTGGAGCCCCTAGCTTTGAGCACCGGCAAGCTGCTGGCCAGGCTCGACCGACTGCTGGCCAACTGCACTAAGCCTGATG ACGCTGAGGAACCTGAGTACAAGAAAATAGCAAGCGTCCTTTATGATCATTTGTTGAGTACAATCGAT GCGTCAGTCTGGTACAGCTCGTGCGCGGGCTCGCTGGTGGGCGTGGTGGAGAgcgtgcggcggcgcggcgcggcggcggggcgCGCGGCCGCCGCCTTCGACGCCGGCGCGCCGCTGCCGCTCGCGGCACTGTTGCTCCGGCCTCTGCATAGGGCGCTGCATTATCATCGACTTGCTAATG AGTTATACAACGCGACACAAAGTGAATCGGCAGCGGCAGCCCTGGAGCTAGCTTCGCACGGCGCCAACGAGGCTCGCGAGCAGCTGCAGCACGGGGAGAACCACGCCGCGCTCTGTCAGCTGCAGAGAGATATCGCTG GTTACGACAAGCTTCTAGTAGCAGAGCGCGAGTTCATTAGAATGGGATGTGTTTACAAACATTCTTCGAGAGGATTACAACAAAGGATGCTATTTTtg TTCAGCGACGTGTTGGTGGTGACGTCGAAGGCGGGCTCGGCGCAGTTCCGCGCACATTCTGCGTTGCCGCTACACGCACTAACACTTAAACATTCTGAGCTGCCGCACTCCTTCACGCTTACTG gCGGCGAAGACACAAACCTTCTTCTAAGCGCGACAAACGACTTGGAGTTCACGGGCTGGTACCGAGCGCTGCAGGCCGCCATAGGCAACGCCAGAGACAAGTACACTGACGTCGATACCGAACTCACGCCTTATGAACAAGAAACTA ATGAATCATCTCCCCTGGGCGCGTGCGGCGGCGGGCTGGCGCACGTGTGCTGGCACCGCTTCACCTCGCTCGACACCACGCATCTGCATCTCGCCATGCGG ACGCAGCTATCAGGTTACTTACTACGTAAATTCAAGAAGTCTCCGGGCTGGCAGAAGCTATGGGTAGTATTCGCCGTCTCTACATTATTCTTCTACAAGAGTTGGCAGGATGAAACGCCGCTGGCTTCACTACCATTATTAGG CTACAGTGTCGGTGCTCCCGTACCAGACGACAATATAGACAAAGACTTCGTGTTCAAGCTGCAATTCAAGAACCACGTGTACTTCTTCAGAGCAGACAGCCAGTACACTTTCAATAG atGGACGGAAGTATTGCAAACGGCAACGATGCGACCTGAAAATTGA